One part of the Sorangiineae bacterium MSr11954 genome encodes these proteins:
- a CDS encoding efflux RND transporter periplasmic adaptor subunit, translating to MRKLYVLVVIGTLLGCGKGAGGGEGQPGGAGGAPKMPVEVQTLQEESLSDGAEYLAQLVSRHQVAIYPQVTGVVVQILAKPGDQVKQGAALIQIDPRREAANLANQVAAKEQREASLELAKRNEERATRLFREGLVSQAQFDQARSSRVVAEADVNAQAASIAAQSSQLNFFRIVAPFNGTLGDIPVKLGDMVSSNMKLTSIADNKNLEAYVNLPVERLGELGDKSRIEILDPAGKVLGQAPVNFIAPETNPAVQSVLIKAVIPNESGVLRAAQVARARVVFKTQPGVRVLASTIIRQVGQYFVFVVENADGGAVVRQRPVELGGLDDNRYTVIKGLKAGDKIATTQLQKLQDGAPVDPKESASTASSKQ from the coding sequence ATGCGAAAACTTTATGTGCTGGTCGTTATAGGGACGCTTTTGGGGTGCGGTAAGGGCGCGGGTGGCGGCGAAGGCCAACCCGGTGGCGCCGGCGGCGCGCCAAAGATGCCCGTCGAGGTTCAAACGCTTCAAGAGGAGTCGCTCTCGGACGGCGCCGAGTATCTCGCCCAGCTCGTCTCGCGTCATCAGGTCGCGATCTACCCCCAGGTCACGGGGGTGGTCGTGCAGATTTTGGCCAAGCCTGGCGATCAGGTGAAGCAAGGCGCGGCGCTCATTCAGATCGACCCGCGCCGCGAGGCCGCGAATTTGGCGAACCAAGTGGCCGCCAAAGAGCAGCGCGAAGCGAGCCTCGAGCTGGCCAAGCGCAACGAGGAGCGCGCGACGCGTCTCTTTCGCGAAGGGCTCGTCAGCCAAGCGCAGTTCGATCAAGCGCGCAGCTCGCGCGTGGTGGCCGAGGCCGACGTCAACGCCCAGGCGGCGAGCATCGCGGCCCAGAGCTCGCAGCTCAATTTCTTCCGCATCGTCGCGCCCTTCAATGGAACGCTCGGCGATATCCCCGTCAAGCTCGGCGACATGGTCTCGTCGAACATGAAGCTCACCAGCATCGCCGACAACAAGAACCTCGAGGCCTACGTGAACCTCCCGGTGGAGCGCCTCGGCGAGCTCGGAGACAAGAGCCGCATCGAGATCCTCGACCCGGCGGGCAAGGTCCTCGGGCAAGCCCCGGTGAACTTCATCGCGCCGGAGACGAACCCCGCGGTGCAATCCGTTCTCATCAAGGCGGTCATCCCCAACGAGAGCGGCGTGCTCCGCGCGGCGCAGGTGGCGCGCGCCCGGGTCGTGTTCAAGACCCAGCCCGGCGTTCGCGTGCTCGCCTCGACCATCATCCGGCAGGTGGGGCAGTACTTCGTCTTCGTGGTGGAGAACGCGGACGGCGGGGCCGTCGTGCGCCAGCGTCCCGTCGAATTGGGCGGCCTCGACGACAATCGCTACACGGTCATCAAGGGGCTGAAGGCCGGCGACAAGATCGCGACCACCCAGCTCCAGAAGCTCCAGGATGGAGCGCCCGTCGATCCCAAGGAATCCGCGTCGACGGCTTCGTCGAAGCAGTAA
- a CDS encoding fatty acid desaturase: protein MWARLHGPTWVVAVLTYGGWLAATYAHRWVPLPILAAIGGFLIAWQGSLQHETIHGHPAGPKWLPRALGSPPLALWLPYELYRDSHRRHHATANLTHPEHDPESSFVRRDDWQRMPPWLRTLVAMQATALGRMLVGPFLTIARFLKHECAAVVAREPGRRRIWALHLVAVSLVLAWVLAVSGMPLWKYLLAFVYPGTGLTLLRSLAEHRADPIPARRTTVVEAGWLFRLLYLNNNFHVTHHRAPHVPWFQLPALWRGERERVLRDGSHVVYGEGYLSIVRAHAIQPIANLGMYDGGDLTAANDELWTRIAERLRARGMIGVPSSLERHRPLDAIWSGPLLFGQTCGHPFASRLSEKMKVVGVPVYEQPGCEGIQHRSFIVVRASSELRRPLDLLGRRAIINDPESNTGRNLFGDALVAAGARYPFFATVTISGSHLASLTAVADGAADAAAIDCVTYAHSLRANPRLGNVTRILLETRLSPSLPFITSRENDADALLAAAREALADPRTQASRRALGLVGIEAIDARAYGLTRQLAVHADMVFGPKGYDL, encoded by the coding sequence ATGTGGGCGAGGCTGCATGGTCCGACTTGGGTCGTCGCGGTGCTCACGTATGGTGGATGGCTGGCCGCGACCTATGCGCACCGATGGGTGCCGCTGCCGATCCTTGCCGCGATCGGCGGATTTTTAATCGCCTGGCAAGGCTCGCTTCAACACGAGACGATTCACGGCCACCCCGCCGGGCCCAAATGGCTCCCGCGCGCCTTGGGATCGCCGCCTCTCGCGCTGTGGCTCCCCTATGAATTGTATCGGGATAGCCACCGGCGGCATCACGCCACCGCGAACCTGACCCACCCCGAGCACGATCCCGAGTCCTCCTTCGTCCGCCGTGACGATTGGCAGCGGATGCCGCCGTGGCTGCGCACGTTGGTGGCGATGCAAGCGACCGCCCTCGGGCGCATGCTCGTCGGCCCATTTCTGACGATTGCGCGCTTTCTGAAGCATGAATGCGCCGCCGTCGTGGCGCGCGAACCCGGACGCCGCCGCATCTGGGCGCTTCATCTGGTCGCCGTGTCCCTGGTCCTCGCGTGGGTGCTCGCCGTCTCGGGCATGCCCCTCTGGAAGTACCTCCTCGCCTTCGTGTACCCCGGCACGGGCCTCACCCTCCTTCGCTCCTTGGCCGAGCACCGCGCCGATCCCATCCCCGCACGGCGCACCACCGTCGTCGAAGCGGGGTGGCTCTTTCGCCTTCTTTATTTGAACAACAATTTTCATGTGACGCACCATCGCGCCCCGCACGTACCGTGGTTCCAGCTCCCCGCCCTCTGGCGCGGCGAGCGCGAGCGCGTCCTGCGCGATGGTTCGCACGTCGTTTACGGGGAAGGGTATCTTTCCATCGTGCGCGCGCATGCCATCCAGCCCATTGCCAACTTGGGCATGTACGACGGCGGGGATCTCACCGCCGCCAACGACGAGCTCTGGACCCGCATCGCCGAGCGCCTGCGCGCGCGCGGCATGATCGGCGTCCCCTCGAGCCTCGAGCGCCATCGTCCGCTCGACGCCATCTGGAGCGGACCGCTCTTGTTCGGGCAGACGTGCGGCCACCCGTTTGCGTCGCGCCTCTCCGAGAAAATGAAGGTCGTCGGCGTCCCCGTCTACGAGCAGCCGGGCTGCGAGGGGATCCAGCACCGGAGCTTCATCGTCGTTCGTGCGAGCTCGGAGCTTCGGCGCCCCCTCGATCTCCTTGGACGCCGCGCCATCATCAACGATCCGGAGTCCAACACGGGACGAAACTTGTTCGGTGACGCACTGGTGGCGGCCGGCGCCCGTTACCCGTTTTTCGCCACCGTGACCATCAGCGGCAGCCACCTCGCGAGCTTGACCGCCGTGGCCGACGGCGCGGCCGATGCGGCGGCAATCGACTGCGTCACATATGCGCATTCTTTGCGCGCAAACCCCCGCCTTGGAAACGTCACACGCATCCTGCTCGAGACACGGCTGAGCCCGTCGCTACCCTTCATTACCTCGCGGGAAAATGATGCGGATGCTCTGCTGGCGGCCGCCCGCGAAGCGCTCGCCGATCCCCGAACCCAAGCGAGCCGCCGCGCCCTTGGCCTGGTTGGGATTGAAGCGATTGACGCGCGAGCGTACGGCCTCACACGCCAGCTCGCAGTTCATGCCGACATGGTTTTCGGACCCAAGGGCTACGATCTGTAA
- a CDS encoding alpha/beta fold hydrolase has translation MSSLPIREKVASRDGATSELLLYRTADEGAPVVFVIPAMGIGAGYYDKLGAAFAKRGVHAALFELRGNGSSSVRASRGTDFGYGTIVEQDVPAVVERVRAHLPRAPLFFLGHSLGGHLSFLSLARGQIEKVRGIALVASGLPHAVAWPGVGNAAIRTLARFMKTTSTLVGHYPGSRFGFAGREARTLIKEWGHAVRTGKFVFPTTWTGHVAPDEAIARVECPVLAVSLKGDSFAPRRSTELLVAKAPKCPVKWIRYEPESGLPPSAGSHNKWPRHPDAVVAHVADWMLALSPPQDRTVPLH, from the coding sequence GTGAGCTCTCTACCGATCCGTGAAAAAGTAGCCTCGAGGGACGGCGCAACGTCCGAGCTTTTGCTGTATCGCACCGCCGACGAAGGGGCACCCGTCGTGTTCGTCATCCCCGCCATGGGGATCGGCGCCGGCTACTACGACAAGCTGGGCGCAGCGTTCGCCAAGCGCGGCGTGCACGCTGCCCTGTTCGAGCTGCGCGGCAATGGGTCGAGCAGCGTGCGCGCATCGCGGGGCACCGACTTTGGGTACGGCACCATCGTCGAGCAGGACGTACCGGCGGTGGTCGAGCGCGTTCGGGCGCACCTCCCGCGCGCGCCGCTCTTCTTCCTCGGGCACTCCCTGGGCGGGCATCTCTCCTTTTTGAGCTTGGCGCGCGGCCAAATCGAAAAGGTCCGCGGGATCGCGCTCGTAGCCAGCGGCTTACCGCACGCCGTCGCCTGGCCCGGCGTGGGAAACGCCGCGATTCGGACGCTCGCGCGCTTCATGAAGACCACGTCCACCTTGGTGGGACACTACCCGGGCAGCCGCTTTGGCTTCGCAGGCCGCGAGGCGCGAACCCTCATCAAAGAGTGGGGCCACGCCGTGCGCACCGGGAAGTTCGTATTTCCCACCACGTGGACGGGACATGTCGCACCGGACGAGGCCATCGCGCGCGTGGAGTGCCCCGTGCTCGCGGTGTCGCTCAAAGGCGATTCGTTCGCGCCGCGGCGATCGACGGAGCTCCTCGTGGCCAAAGCGCCCAAGTGCCCGGTGAAGTGGATCCGCTATGAGCCGGAGTCGGGGCTGCCCCCGTCGGCGGGATCGCACAACAAGTGGCCGCGGCACCCCGATGCGGTGGTCGCGCACGTGGCCGATTGGATGCTCGCGCTTTCGCCCCCGCAGGATCGGACGGTGCCGTTACATTGA
- a CDS encoding CGNR zinc finger domain-containing protein, with product MDRHVFEFLAGRVCLDFINTVSWRESETAAVERLTSYSEILAWAAAGGVLDRQAARRLRARALRHPKEAEAAHTDAVRFRDALYRTICAELEGAASDPADLAKMNARISEAAAFRRLVPSEAGFVWRCDESNLRAPLWTIALSAADLLPSPGFARVRRCGLEDCGWLFLDTSKNKTRRWCRMEICGNRHKAQRFYEKKKLRDRGTPPSQTTRPH from the coding sequence GTGGACCGCCACGTCTTCGAGTTTCTCGCTGGCCGCGTTTGCCTCGACTTCATCAACACGGTGAGCTGGCGCGAGTCGGAGACGGCGGCGGTGGAGCGCTTGACGAGCTACTCGGAGATCCTCGCGTGGGCGGCCGCCGGTGGGGTGCTCGACCGGCAAGCGGCGCGGCGCCTTCGCGCGCGGGCCCTCCGCCACCCCAAAGAGGCGGAGGCGGCCCACACGGACGCCGTGCGCTTTCGCGACGCGCTCTATCGGACCATCTGCGCGGAGCTCGAAGGCGCGGCCTCCGATCCGGCCGATCTGGCCAAGATGAACGCGCGCATCTCCGAGGCGGCCGCCTTTCGAAGGCTCGTCCCCTCCGAGGCGGGGTTCGTCTGGCGCTGCGACGAGTCGAACCTGCGCGCCCCGCTCTGGACGATCGCGCTCTCCGCGGCCGATCTCCTCCCCTCCCCCGGCTTTGCGCGCGTGCGCAGGTGCGGACTCGAGGACTGCGGCTGGCTCTTTCTCGATACGAGCAAGAACAAGACGCGCCGCTGGTGCCGTATGGAAATCTGCGGAAACCGGCACAAGGCCCAGCGCTTTTACGAGAAGAAGAAGCTGCGGGACCGCGGGACCCCACCTTCGCAGACGACAAGACCCCACTAG
- a CDS encoding M20/M25/M40 family metallo-hydrolase, giving the protein MLARHRVVASVASVSAGFLVCSACSSQPPPKEPEKPAPSNITSVPALAEEVHLADLRQLTKSGENAEAYWSWDAQQLILQSRTGDGDCDRIYRMPVSSGTLIPVSSGKGATTCSYFMPGNQEVIYASTHLGGEACPPKPDHSQGYVWALYDSYDIFKSKADGSGVVRLTDTKGYDAEGTVCKKDGSIVFTSVRDGDIDLYRMDADGKNVRRLTNTLGYDGGAFFNEDCSKIVWRASRPRPGKEQDDYKSLLAKNLVRPSKLELYTANADGSDPVQLTYLNAASFAPYWHPSQKRILFSSNYGDPKGREFDIWAIDTDGTNLERITHAGGFDGFPMFSPDGKLLAFSSNRATAPGKHDTNVFLARWVEGSAKRDVASSPPSKSESADRIAADLRWLADPAREGRGVATKGLEASGAYIEQRFQALGLAPAGDDNSFRQAFPVTTELRTADETKLTVGKDEWKREDYTVLGYSPALADAKADLVFANYGIVAKELGVDDYAGVKAKGAIVVVRRFVPEGGKFASTDAQRRYGDLRQKAWTAKERGARALIVVDDPAPPAGPDAKDWKAPAEARLPRLEIEGHGDAGIPVLAVKRAPFAESLAKLKAKARVPAQVHVALTEVRSNAFNVVARLPAGKADKLPGTLVIGAHYDHLGMGGHHSLAPNTVAPHVGADDNASGAATLLEIARELAKDKDALRRDVLFVAFSGEESGVLGSGYFVKAAKEGKKGGLDPKGVVAMLNMDMVGRMRENKLQVLGSDTAREWGDLVKGLCNEGARVDCSIGGDGYGPSDHMSFYTAGIPVLHFFTGTHSDYHKPSDTADKINYAGAARVGKLVADIARHVDVRPEPLTFQSGAQGAAPRGDMRSFNASLGTVPDYGGPGAGKKGVLLSGVRPGGAAEKGGMKRGDILIRLGEHEIGSVEDLMFVLNASKPNETVTAVVVREGKEVKLEVTFQESHRPR; this is encoded by the coding sequence ATGCTCGCTCGACACAGGGTCGTGGCCTCCGTGGCCTCCGTTTCCGCCGGCTTTCTCGTTTGCTCCGCGTGCAGCTCGCAGCCGCCGCCCAAAGAACCGGAGAAACCGGCGCCGAGCAACATCACGTCGGTCCCGGCGCTGGCCGAGGAGGTGCACTTGGCCGATCTTCGCCAGCTCACCAAATCGGGGGAGAACGCGGAGGCGTATTGGTCCTGGGATGCACAACAGTTGATCCTGCAGTCGCGAACGGGCGACGGGGACTGCGATCGCATCTACCGCATGCCGGTGAGCTCGGGGACGCTCATCCCCGTCTCCAGCGGCAAGGGCGCGACCACGTGCTCGTACTTCATGCCGGGCAACCAGGAGGTCATCTACGCCTCCACCCACCTGGGCGGCGAGGCGTGCCCGCCCAAGCCGGATCATAGCCAGGGTTACGTTTGGGCCCTCTACGATAGCTACGACATCTTCAAGTCGAAGGCCGATGGCTCGGGCGTGGTCCGGCTCACGGACACCAAGGGCTACGACGCCGAGGGCACCGTTTGCAAAAAGGACGGCTCCATCGTCTTCACCTCCGTGCGCGACGGCGACATCGATCTTTACCGCATGGATGCCGACGGCAAGAACGTGCGCCGCCTGACCAACACCTTGGGCTACGACGGCGGCGCCTTCTTCAACGAGGACTGCTCGAAGATCGTATGGCGCGCGTCGCGGCCCCGCCCCGGCAAGGAGCAGGACGACTACAAATCGCTCTTGGCGAAGAACCTCGTACGCCCGTCGAAGCTGGAGCTCTACACCGCCAACGCCGATGGAAGCGATCCGGTGCAGCTCACGTATTTGAACGCGGCGTCGTTCGCGCCGTATTGGCACCCTTCGCAAAAGCGCATTCTATTTTCATCCAATTACGGCGATCCCAAGGGCCGCGAGTTCGATATCTGGGCCATCGACACCGACGGCACCAACTTGGAGCGCATCACCCACGCGGGCGGCTTCGATGGCTTCCCCATGTTCTCCCCCGACGGCAAGCTCCTCGCCTTCTCCTCCAACCGCGCCACCGCCCCCGGCAAACACGACACCAACGTCTTCTTGGCGCGCTGGGTCGAGGGCAGCGCGAAACGTGACGTCGCGTCTTCTCCGCCGTCGAAGAGCGAGAGCGCCGACCGCATCGCGGCGGATTTGCGCTGGCTGGCCGATCCGGCGCGCGAAGGCCGCGGCGTCGCGACCAAGGGCCTGGAAGCCTCGGGAGCGTACATCGAGCAGCGCTTTCAAGCGCTCGGCCTCGCCCCCGCGGGCGACGATAACTCCTTCCGCCAAGCCTTCCCGGTCACCACCGAGCTGCGCACCGCGGACGAGACGAAGCTGACCGTCGGCAAGGACGAGTGGAAGAGAGAGGATTACACGGTCCTGGGGTACTCCCCTGCCCTGGCCGACGCCAAAGCCGATCTGGTGTTTGCCAACTATGGAATCGTGGCCAAAGAGCTCGGGGTCGACGACTACGCCGGGGTCAAAGCCAAAGGCGCCATCGTGGTGGTGCGGCGCTTCGTGCCCGAGGGCGGCAAGTTCGCGAGCACCGACGCCCAACGCCGCTACGGGGATCTGCGCCAGAAGGCGTGGACGGCCAAAGAGCGCGGCGCCCGTGCGCTCATCGTGGTCGACGACCCGGCGCCGCCCGCGGGCCCCGACGCCAAGGACTGGAAAGCGCCCGCCGAAGCGCGCCTTCCGCGGCTGGAAATCGAAGGCCACGGCGATGCGGGCATCCCCGTGCTGGCGGTCAAGCGCGCGCCCTTTGCCGAGAGCTTGGCCAAATTGAAGGCGAAGGCCCGCGTCCCGGCGCAGGTGCACGTGGCGCTCACGGAGGTGCGCTCCAACGCCTTCAACGTGGTGGCCCGTCTTCCGGCCGGCAAAGCCGACAAGCTCCCCGGCACCTTGGTCATCGGCGCGCACTACGACCACCTGGGCATGGGCGGCCATCACTCGCTCGCGCCGAACACGGTGGCCCCGCACGTCGGCGCCGACGACAACGCGTCGGGCGCCGCCACCTTGCTGGAGATTGCCCGCGAGCTGGCGAAGGACAAAGACGCGCTCCGGCGCGACGTGCTGTTCGTGGCCTTTTCGGGCGAGGAGTCGGGGGTGCTCGGATCGGGCTACTTCGTCAAGGCGGCCAAGGAGGGAAAGAAGGGCGGCCTCGATCCCAAGGGCGTCGTCGCCATGCTCAACATGGATATGGTCGGCCGCATGCGCGAAAACAAGCTCCAAGTCTTGGGCTCGGACACGGCGCGCGAGTGGGGCGATCTCGTCAAAGGCCTTTGCAACGAGGGCGCCCGGGTCGACTGCTCCATCGGCGGCGATGGCTACGGGCCGAGCGACCACATGTCCTTCTACACGGCGGGGATCCCGGTCCTGCACTTCTTCACCGGAACGCACTCCGACTACCACAAGCCCAGCGACACCGCCGACAAGATCAACTACGCGGGGGCCGCGCGCGTGGGCAAGCTGGTGGCCGATATCGCGCGGCACGTGGACGTGCGCCCGGAGCCGCTGACATTCCAATCGGGCGCCCAAGGCGCGGCGCCGCGCGGTGATATGCGCAGCTTCAACGCGTCGCTCGGCACCGTTCCCGACTACGGCGGCCCCGGCGCCGGCAAAAAAGGCGTGCTGCTCTCGGGCGTGCGCCCCGGCGGCGCCGCGGAGAAAGGCGGGATGAAGCGCGGCGACATTTTGATTCGCCTGGGCGAGCACGAGATCGGCAGCGTCGAAGATTTGATGTTCGTCCTCAACGCCAGCAAACCCAACGAAACGGTGACCGCCGTGGTGGTCCGCGAGGGCAAAGAGGTGAAGCTCGAGGTGACGTTCCAAGAGAGCCACCGGCCGCGATGA
- a CDS encoding ACT domain-containing protein, whose protein sequence is MSGEPRKSGERDLAVLLRAMQPVVNPGEYVFATIAGAVPEGLDPIVTVREPEGRTLVIPRADADAAGLPYAYVAGWITLRVHSALDAVGLTAAVATALAREGMSCNVVAGYYHDHLFVARADTERAMGALQRLTTAQREE, encoded by the coding sequence ATGAGCGGCGAGCCCCGCAAAAGCGGCGAGCGCGATCTGGCGGTGCTTTTGCGCGCGATGCAGCCCGTGGTCAACCCGGGCGAATACGTCTTTGCGACGATCGCGGGCGCCGTGCCCGAGGGGCTCGATCCCATCGTCACGGTTCGGGAGCCCGAGGGGCGCACGCTGGTGATCCCGCGCGCCGACGCCGATGCCGCGGGGCTCCCTTACGCCTATGTGGCGGGGTGGATCACCTTGCGCGTGCACTCGGCGCTCGACGCCGTGGGGCTCACCGCCGCCGTGGCCACCGCCCTCGCGCGCGAGGGAATGAGCTGCAACGTGGTGGCCGGCTACTACCACGATCACCTGTTCGTCGCCCGCGCGGACACGGAGCGCGCGATGGGTGCGCTCCAGCGCCTCACGACCGCGCAGCGCGAAGAATAG
- a CDS encoding aminotransferase class V-fold PLP-dependent enzyme, whose protein sequence is MSSTDTEALLRETLDHALAYLRSSAERPVGVPCDVESLRARLAMPLSEHPMDAQNVVADLVSRATPGLVSSVGPRYFGFVVGGSLPAALAAEWLTAAWDQNAALYKLSPAAMVVEEVVSGWLTEIFGLPSTASVGFVSGCQMASFTGLCAARGEVLRRAGWDLEERGLAGAPPLTVVLGEEAHATIYTALRMLGIGRRQIVTVAADAQGRMRADALAKALGGVSGPLVVCAQLGNVNTGAFDPCEDIAELTHEHGGWLHVDGAFGLWAAASPALRHLVRGAARADSWAVDGHKWLNVPYDSAYAIVADPRAHRAAVANTAAAYLVPGDRGERDAQDWVPESSRRARGFAVYAALRALGRSGLAELVERTCGLARRMAERLAGAPGVAVLNEVVLNQVLVRFAPRGGDGGGDADAFTREVIARVQRDGTCWVGPTVWKGQAAMRISVANWSTSEADADRSVDAILRAARS, encoded by the coding sequence ATGTCCTCCACCGACACCGAAGCGCTCTTGCGCGAAACGTTGGACCACGCCCTCGCCTACCTTCGCTCGAGCGCGGAGCGCCCCGTCGGCGTCCCGTGCGACGTCGAGTCCTTGCGCGCGCGCCTCGCGATGCCGCTCTCCGAGCACCCGATGGATGCGCAAAACGTCGTCGCCGATTTGGTGAGCCGCGCCACGCCCGGCCTGGTCTCCTCGGTGGGGCCGCGGTACTTCGGGTTCGTGGTCGGCGGGAGCTTGCCGGCGGCGCTCGCGGCCGAGTGGCTCACCGCCGCGTGGGATCAAAATGCTGCACTCTACAAGCTTTCGCCGGCCGCCATGGTCGTCGAGGAGGTGGTGTCGGGCTGGCTCACGGAGATCTTCGGGCTGCCGTCCACGGCCAGCGTGGGGTTCGTGAGCGGCTGTCAGATGGCGAGCTTCACGGGCCTGTGCGCGGCGCGGGGCGAGGTGCTGCGGCGGGCGGGCTGGGATCTCGAGGAGCGCGGGCTCGCAGGCGCGCCGCCTCTGACCGTGGTCCTCGGCGAGGAGGCGCACGCCACCATCTACACGGCGCTGCGCATGCTCGGGATCGGGCGCCGTCAGATCGTGACGGTGGCCGCCGATGCGCAGGGCCGGATGCGGGCCGACGCGCTGGCGAAGGCCCTGGGCGGCGTGTCCGGGCCGCTGGTGGTGTGCGCCCAGCTCGGAAACGTCAACACCGGCGCCTTCGATCCGTGCGAGGACATCGCCGAGCTCACCCACGAGCACGGCGGCTGGTTGCACGTGGACGGCGCGTTCGGGCTTTGGGCGGCGGCGAGCCCCGCGCTTCGGCACCTCGTTCGCGGGGCCGCGCGGGCCGACTCGTGGGCGGTCGACGGGCACAAATGGCTCAACGTGCCCTACGACTCGGCGTACGCCATCGTGGCCGATCCGCGCGCACACCGCGCGGCCGTGGCGAACACCGCGGCGGCGTATCTGGTGCCGGGCGATCGCGGTGAGCGCGACGCGCAAGACTGGGTGCCCGAGTCCTCGCGAAGGGCGCGCGGCTTCGCCGTGTACGCGGCGCTGCGCGCGCTGGGGCGCTCCGGGTTGGCGGAGCTGGTGGAGCGCACGTGCGGGCTGGCGCGGCGCATGGCGGAGCGGCTCGCCGGGGCGCCGGGCGTAGCGGTCTTGAACGAGGTCGTCCTCAACCAGGTGCTCGTGCGCTTCGCGCCGCGCGGTGGTGACGGGGGCGGAGATGCCGATGCGTTCACGCGCGAGGTGATCGCGCGCGTGCAGCGCGATGGAACGTGCTGGGTCGGGCCCACGGTGTGGAAAGGGCAGGCGGCCATGCGCATCTCGGTGGCCAACTGGTCCACGTCGGAGGCCGACGCCGACAGGTCCGTGGACGCTATTCTTCGCGCTGCGCGGTCGTGA
- a CDS encoding PLP-dependent aminotransferase family protein, whose amino-acid sequence MAALVGCGALRTGQRAPSIRTLSRQQNVSTATVVRAYQELEAQGLLEGRPQSGFYVRRPAELLPLPGLARRHPVRSPRAAPAPKAVRSVGLIERLYASLNDPHVIPFGAACPSADLLPLPRLNQGLARIARTVGHAGVWYDAAGVPVLRRQLARRAMAWGCALGADDFIVTVGATEAIFVALRAVSRPGDTIALETPAYFGVLQAVAALGLSVVSIPVDPRDGLDLEALRTALATHRLAACVATTTFHNPLGCAMSDRAKKELVALLTEREVPLIEDDVYGELAFEGARPRPAKAFDRDGFVMLCGSVSKTLAPAYRVGWLAAPARFRGRAMQWKHATTLSTPSLTQFAVAEFLSHGYEAHLRQLRRRLRAQVACVREAIAATFPEGTRVSEPRGGFCLWATLPRGFDAVALAEAAFERGISVAPGPLFGASGEYANALRLTCGHPWTPALKDALATLGDLASRQLGRTVPRR is encoded by the coding sequence GTGGCGGCACTGGTCGGGTGCGGTGCGCTGCGGACGGGTCAGCGGGCCCCCTCGATCCGGACCTTGAGCCGTCAACAAAACGTGAGCACCGCCACGGTGGTGCGCGCCTACCAGGAGCTGGAGGCGCAAGGGCTCCTCGAGGGGAGGCCGCAGTCCGGCTTTTATGTGCGAAGGCCCGCGGAGCTTTTGCCGCTGCCGGGTTTGGCGCGGCGCCATCCCGTCCGATCGCCTCGCGCCGCGCCCGCGCCAAAGGCGGTGAGATCGGTCGGGCTCATCGAACGCCTCTACGCTTCGCTGAACGATCCGCACGTGATCCCGTTCGGTGCCGCGTGCCCCAGCGCGGACTTGCTGCCGCTGCCGCGCCTGAATCAAGGCTTGGCGCGCATCGCGCGGACGGTGGGCCACGCGGGCGTTTGGTACGATGCGGCCGGCGTGCCGGTGCTGCGCCGGCAGCTCGCGCGGCGCGCGATGGCCTGGGGCTGCGCGCTCGGCGCGGACGACTTCATCGTGACGGTGGGCGCGACGGAGGCGATCTTCGTCGCGCTGCGCGCGGTGTCCCGCCCGGGCGATACGATCGCGCTCGAGACGCCGGCGTACTTTGGCGTGCTGCAGGCGGTGGCGGCGCTCGGCTTGTCCGTGGTGTCGATCCCGGTCGATCCGCGCGACGGCTTGGATCTCGAGGCCCTGCGCACCGCGCTCGCGACGCACAGGCTCGCGGCCTGCGTGGCCACGACGACCTTTCACAACCCGCTCGGCTGCGCCATGAGCGATCGGGCGAAGAAGGAGCTGGTCGCGCTCTTGACCGAGCGCGAGGTGCCGCTGATCGAGGACGACGTGTACGGCGAGCTGGCGTTCGAAGGCGCGCGCCCGCGCCCGGCGAAGGCCTTCGATCGCGACGGCTTCGTCATGCTCTGCGGCTCGGTCTCCAAGACGCTGGCCCCCGCGTACCGGGTCGGGTGGCTGGCCGCACCTGCGCGCTTTCGGGGGCGCGCCATGCAGTGGAAGCACGCGACGACCTTGTCGACCCCCAGCCTGACGCAGTTCGCCGTCGCCGAGTTTCTGTCCCACGGCTACGAGGCGCACCTCCGGCAGCTACGGCGCCGGTTGCGCGCGCAAGTGGCCTGCGTGCGCGAGGCCATCGCCGCCACCTTCCCCGAGGGGACGCGGGTGAGCGAGCCGCGCGGCGGTTTTTGCTTGTGGGCCACCTTGCCGCGCGGGTTCGATGCCGTGGCCCTCGCCGAGGCGGCGTTCGAGCGCGGCATCAGCGTCGCGCCGGGGCCCCTCTTCGGCGCGTCGGGCGAATACGCGAACGCGCTTCGTCTGACGTGCGGTCATCCGTGGACCCCGGCGCTGAAGGACGCGCTCGCGACCTTGGGCGATCTCGCTTCGCGTCAATTGGGTCGAACTGTCCCGCGCCGATAG